One segment of Panthera leo isolate Ple1 chromosome A3, P.leo_Ple1_pat1.1, whole genome shotgun sequence DNA contains the following:
- the KCNF1 gene encoding potassium voltage-gated channel subfamily F member 1, with protein sequence MDAAAERSLPEPGSQGSRAGDDIEIVVNVGGVRQVLYGDLLSQYPETRLAELIGCLAGGYDTIFSLCDDYDPGKREFYFDRDPDAFKCVIEVYYFGEVHMKKGICPICFKNEMDFWKVDLKFLDDCCKSHLSEKREELEEIARRVQLILDDLGVDSAEGRWGRCQKCVWKFLEKPESSCPARVVAVLSFLLILVSSVVMCVGTIPELQVLDADGNRVEHPTLENVETACIGWFTLEYLLRLFSSPNKLHFALSFMNIVDVLAILPFYVSLTLTHLGARMMELTNVQQAVQALRIMRIARIFKLARHSSGLQTLTYALKRSFKELGLLLMYLAVGIFVFSALGYTMEQSHPETLFKSIPQSFWWAIITMTTVGYGDIYPKTTLGKLNAAISFLCGVIAIALPIHPIINNFVRYYNKQRVLETAAKHELELMELNSGGAAEGKAGCSRSDLDSLLPEPAGEEGPSWSSRLKISHSDTFIPLLTEEKHHRTRLQSCK encoded by the coding sequence ATGGACGCGGCCGCGGAGCGCAGCCTCCCGGAGCCGGGCAGCCAGGGCTCCCGGGCCGGCGACGACATCGAGATCGTGGTCAACGTGGGGGGCGTGCGGCAGGTGCTGTACGGAGACCTCCTGAGCCAGTACCCCGAGACGCGGCTGGCCGAGCTCATCGGCTGCCTGGCGGGGGGCTACGacaccatcttctccctgtgcGACGACTACGACCCCGGGAAGCGCGAGTTCTACTTCGACAGGGACCCGGACGCCTTCAAGTGTGTCATCGAGGTGTACTATTTCGGGGAGGTGCACATGAAGAAGGGCATCTGCCCCATCTGCTTCAAGAACGAGATGGACTTCTGGAAGGTGGACCTCAAGTTCCTGGACGACTGCTGCAAGAGCCACCTGAGCGAGAAGCGCGAGGAGCTGGAGGAGATCGCGCGCCGCGTGCAGCTCATCCTGGACGACCTGGGCGTCGACTCGGCCGAGGGCCGCTGGGGGCGCTGCCAGAAGTGCGTCTGGAAGTTCCTGGAGAAGCCCGAGTCGTCGTGCCCGGCGCGGGTGGTGGCCGTGCTGTCCTTCCTGCTCATCCTCGTCTCGTCCGTGGTCATGTGCGTGGGCACCATCCCCGAGCTGCAGGTCCTGGACGCCGACGGCAACCGCGTGGAGCACCCGACGCTGGAGAACGTGGAGACGGCGTGCATCGGCTGGTTCACGCTGGAGTACCTGCTGCGCCTCTTCTCGTCGCCCAACAAGCTGCACTTCGCGCTGTCCTTCATGAACATCGTGGACGTGCTGGCCATCCTGCCCTTCTACGTGAGCCTCACGCTCACGCACCTGGGCGCCCGCATGATGGAGCTGACCAACGTGCAGCAGGCCGTGCAGGCGCTGCGGATCATGCGCATCGCCCGCATCTTCAAGCTGGCCCGCCACTCCTCGGGCCTGCAGACGCTCACCTACGCCCTCAAGCGGAGCTTCAAGGAGCTAGGGCTGCTGCTCATGTACCTGGccgtgggcatctttgtcttctcCGCCCTGGGCTACACCATGGAGCAGAGCCACCCCGAGACCCTGTTTAAGAGCATCCCCCAGTCCTTCTGGTGGGCCATCATCACCATGACCACCGTTGGCTACGGGGACATCTACCCCAAGACCACCCTGGGCAAGCTCAACGCGGCCATCAGCTTCTTGTGCGGGGTCATCGCCATCGCCCTGCCCATCCATCCCATCATCAACAACTTCGTCAGGTACTACAACAAGCAGCGGGTCCTGGAGACAGCGGCCAAGCACGAGCTCGAGCTGATGGAACTCAACTCCGGCGGCGCGGCTGAGGGCAAAGCGGGGTGCTCCCGCAGCGACCTGGACAGCCTCCTGCCGGAGCCcgcgggggaggaggggccgagcTGGAGCAGCCGGCTGAAGATCTCCCACAGCGACACCTTCATCCCTCTCCTGACCGAGGAGAAGCACCACAGGACCCGGCTCCAGAGCTGCAAGTGA